From the genome of Acidobacteriota bacterium, one region includes:
- a CDS encoding cytochrome c3 family protein, with the protein MNRGDRNKRHASGWMVVLTAFLVWTFQVWAGVPEPDDETCLTCHATYGESLRPGPHRLSSQSTEARVQVACVNCHEGGEVHAEDPSVENISNPIRQIGLEVEKVCTECHQAHGQAGVFGLDPHAGPDLSCTACHSVHGGLAGLLVDEEARFCKDCHVSVGNQFQRRSNHPLTDGNISCLDCHDFVGRNEPDYGHGGNVNCYRCHPEQSGPYLWEHEAGSSFTTEGGGCVACHSPHGSSNERLLDQPGSALCRQCHLVGPLHAQTAHGGQYAGFSCVDCHSEVHGSNEPKNAYLLDPFLGLKLGGSQTSCFCHHVSK; encoded by the coding sequence TTTTCTGGTCTGGACCTTCCAGGTCTGGGCGGGAGTTCCGGAGCCGGACGACGAGACGTGTCTGACCTGCCACGCTACCTATGGCGAATCGCTCAGACCTGGACCTCACCGGCTAAGCTCGCAGTCGACAGAGGCCAGGGTACAGGTGGCGTGTGTGAACTGTCATGAGGGCGGCGAAGTGCACGCTGAAGATCCGTCGGTGGAGAACATTTCCAATCCGATCCGCCAGATCGGATTAGAGGTGGAGAAAGTTTGCACTGAGTGCCATCAGGCGCACGGGCAGGCGGGCGTTTTCGGTCTGGACCCGCACGCGGGTCCGGACCTGTCATGTACGGCCTGCCACTCGGTGCACGGCGGCCTGGCGGGCCTGCTGGTCGACGAGGAGGCCCGGTTCTGCAAAGATTGCCATGTTAGCGTCGGCAACCAGTTCCAACGGCGGTCGAATCATCCCCTGACGGACGGGAACATCTCCTGCCTGGACTGCCACGACTTTGTCGGCCGGAACGAGCCGGACTACGGGCACGGCGGAAACGTCAACTGCTATCGGTGTCATCCTGAGCAGAGCGGGCCGTACCTTTGGGAGCACGAGGCCGGAAGCTCCTTTACGACGGAGGGCGGGGGCTGTGTAGCCTGTCATTCGCCGCACGGCAGTTCGAACGAGCGGCTGCTCGATCAGCCCGGCTCCGCGCTCTGCCGGCAGTGTCACCTCGTGGGCCCCCTGCATGCGCAGACGGCGCACGGCGGGCAATACGCCGGATTTAGTTGCGTGGATTGCCATAGTGAAGTTCACGGGTCGAATGAGCCGAAGAATGCCTATCTGCTCGACCCGTTCCTGGGATTGAAACTCGGCGGCAGCCAGACCTCGTGTTTCTGCCACCACGTCAGCAAGTAG
- a CDS encoding Ig-like domain-containing protein — protein MFADRRETIVSGLLPAVTRGARWLSWVMCPVTVVLLAGCSDDKTTGPEPDTTAPHVVSCVPVDGSQGVALDAKITVTFSEAVAASSVDTSTFKVSDVTGTVSVDGAEATFTPDGGLSAGTAYTVTLTTGIKDKAGNRLASEYTSTFTTAFAPLTVVAIDPVNLATKVPTDVTITATFSVPVQVTTVTTSTFLVSGVTGTVVAVGNEAMFTPDALLEPGTAYTVAITTDVTDTAGHAMVSEFTSTFETTALPLADAGADQDVTLGEQVVLDGSGSSDPRGLALTYDWRQIYGPAVGDFTDESPEFTAPDTVSTLEFELVVSNGTDDSEPDTVMVFLLEDRDRALFVNAQTGLDGNAGTRDEPLATIQAAIAQAAALTPPGDVYATGGIYWGSLTLATNVSVYGGYNASTWRRDVETVETIIRGEPTAVRGKDVTALTLDGLVIQSDHGASEGESSVGINLNNSQNIVISRNRIEAGSGAAGLIGEGGAPGTPGNAGGDGDDAHPLGDNASGGAGGSSAIGRSGGSGGSTSELGSSDGAAGQGPSGGAGGSAGIAGDGSPGGAGGDGTNGANGAGGSAFGTLSMGECVASNGQPGSAGDHGSGGGGGGGGSGDGFQVGGGAGGGGGAGGQGGGAGQGGGGGGGSFGLLMTNSSYVVLNSNDITTTNGASGGASGSGAPGAGGGAGGSGGDKYELYTGNGGKGGPGGSGGAGAHGGGGGGGSSYGIVRDAGSLVETADNTFTIGSAGSGGGSFGNPGVAGERGVEKVVM, from the coding sequence ATGTTTGCAGATCGGCGTGAGACGATCGTGAGCGGCTTGCTGCCGGCCGTTACACGCGGGGCCCGGTGGCTGTCGTGGGTTATGTGCCCAGTGACAGTTGTGCTGCTGGCAGGATGTTCGGATGACAAGACAACGGGACCGGAGCCTGATACGACCGCCCCGCACGTCGTTTCGTGCGTGCCGGTGGACGGGTCCCAGGGAGTGGCGCTGGACGCTAAGATCACGGTGACGTTTTCCGAGGCGGTGGCGGCCTCGAGCGTGGATACGAGCACGTTCAAGGTGAGCGACGTCACCGGGACGGTGAGTGTTGACGGCGCCGAGGCGACTTTTACGCCTGATGGCGGTCTGAGTGCCGGGACGGCGTACACGGTGACGTTGACGACCGGCATCAAAGACAAAGCGGGTAACCGGCTGGCCAGCGAGTATACATCGACGTTTACGACGGCGTTTGCGCCGCTGACGGTGGTGGCGATTGACCCGGTGAATCTAGCGACCAAGGTGCCGACGGACGTAACGATCACGGCGACCTTTTCAGTGCCGGTGCAGGTCACGACGGTGACGACCAGCACGTTTCTGGTCAGTGGCGTAACGGGGACGGTGGTGGCGGTCGGCAACGAGGCGATGTTCACGCCGGACGCTCTCCTGGAGCCCGGTACGGCGTACACGGTGGCGATTACGACGGACGTGACGGACACGGCGGGTCACGCCATGGTCAGCGAGTTTACATCGACCTTCGAAACAACAGCCTTGCCGCTGGCCGACGCCGGAGCGGATCAGGACGTGACGCTGGGCGAACAGGTGGTCCTTGACGGCAGCGGCAGCAGTGATCCTCGGGGGTTGGCGTTGACCTATGATTGGCGGCAGATATACGGTCCGGCGGTGGGGGACTTCACGGACGAGTCGCCGGAGTTCACGGCTCCTGATACGGTGAGCACGCTGGAGTTTGAGCTGGTGGTGAGCAACGGCACCGACGACAGCGAACCTGACACGGTCATGGTGTTTCTGCTGGAGGATCGAGACCGGGCGTTGTTTGTCAATGCGCAAACGGGCCTTGACGGCAACGCGGGGACACGGGACGAGCCGTTGGCGACGATCCAGGCGGCCATTGCGCAGGCGGCGGCTCTGACGCCGCCGGGCGACGTATACGCGACCGGGGGGATTTACTGGGGGAGTCTGACGCTGGCGACGAACGTGAGTGTGTACGGCGGATATAATGCGAGCACGTGGCGGCGAGACGTTGAGACGGTGGAAACAATAATCCGCGGTGAGCCGACCGCCGTTCGCGGCAAGGACGTGACTGCTCTGACGCTTGACGGACTGGTAATTCAGAGCGATCACGGGGCATCCGAGGGAGAGAGTTCGGTCGGGATCAATCTGAACAACAGTCAGAACATTGTCATTTCGCGCAACCGGATCGAAGCGGGCTCCGGGGCGGCGGGTTTGATCGGTGAAGGCGGAGCGCCAGGTACACCGGGCAATGCAGGCGGTGATGGCGACGACGCACATCCATTGGGGGATAATGCCTCCGGGGGCGCTGGCGGATCCTCGGCCATCGGGAGGTCCGGCGGGTCTGGAGGCTCCACCAGCGAGCTCGGCTCGTCGGACGGCGCCGCCGGTCAGGGACCGAGCGGTGGAGCCGGTGGGTCAGCTGGTATTGCAGGGGATGGCTCGCCGGGTGGCGCAGGAGGAGACGGCACCAACGGCGCTAATGGTGCCGGAGGTAGCGCTTTCGGCACGCTGAGTATGGGCGAGTGCGTGGCTTCGAATGGCCAGCCGGGCAGTGCCGGTGACCACGGCAGTGGTGGTGGTGGCGGCGGCGGTGGTAGTGGCGATGGATTCCAGGTGGGGGGTGGTGCCGGCGGCGGGGGTGGTGCCGGCGGACAAGGGGGAGGAGCAGGCCAAGGTGGCGGCGGCGGTGGCGGCTCCTTCGGATTGCTTATGACTAACTCTTCCTACGTTGTGCTGAATAGCAATGACATCACCACGACAAACGGCGCCTCGGGTGGCGCGAGTGGCAGCGGTGCTCCGGGCGCAGGCGGCGGCGCCGGCGGAAGCGGTGGTGACAAATATGAACTATACACGGGCAACGGCGGTAAGGGTGGTCCTGGAGGCAGCGGCGGCGCGGGCGCTCATGGCGGCGGCGGGGGCGGCGGTTCCTCATATGGCATCGTGCGTGATGCCGGGAGCCTTGTTGAAACCGCCGACAACACGTTTACCATCGGCAGTGCCGGCTCAGGCGGCGGCAGTTTCGGCAACCCGGGAGTGGCCGGTGAAAGGGGTGTCGAGAAAGTCGTCATGTAA
- a CDS encoding Ig-like domain-containing protein — protein MLTERNEIIVRPWPGRVPVGGRWLNYVVALAAIAGLVVGGCSDDKTTGPEPDTTAPRVVSCVPVDGSQGVALDAKITVTFSEAVAASSVDTSTFKVSDVTGTVSVDGAEATFTPDADLSAGTAYTVTLTTGIKDKAGNALASEYTSTFTTAFAPLAVVAIDPINGATKAPTDVTVTATFSVPVDIATVTTSTFLVSGATGTVAAVGNEATFTPDALLEPGTAYTVTITTDVTDTAGHAMVSEFTSTFETTALPLADAGPDQDVTLGAQVILDGSGSSDPRGLALTYDWRQIYGPTAGDFTGESPEFTAPDTVSTLQFELVVTNGTDDSEPDTVMVFLLEDIDRALFVNAQTGLDGNAGTRAEPLATIQAAIAQAAALTPPGDVYATGGIYWGSLTLATNVSVYGGYDASTWRRDVGTIETIIRGEPTAVRGKDVTGLTLDGLVIQSDHAASAGESSVGVNLNNSQNIIISRNRIQAGSGAAGLTGEGGAPGVPGNAGGNGSQWVGNGTALGGASGSSDIARAGGGGGNGTMSSGQAGASGQGPDPGAGGSASKSGGAGGDGANGINGAGGTAFGTLSTGEYVPSDGQPGTAGVHGSGGGGGGGGGGIGFPCYRSGGGGGGGGAGGQGGGAGQGGGGGGGSFGLLLTNSSFAELEGNSISTAGAGQGGAGGNGAPGASGSAGGKGGAGSTLFICNTGSGGTGGHGGVGGSGAHGGGGGGGPSYGIVRDKVSLVDMSGNSFAIGNAGSGGGSFGNPGVAGEKGVEAVVD, from the coding sequence ATGCTCACGGAACGTAATGAGATCATAGTAAGGCCGTGGCCGGGCCGGGTGCCGGTCGGCGGGCGGTGGTTGAATTATGTCGTCGCTCTTGCGGCCATAGCAGGCCTGGTGGTCGGCGGCTGTTCGGACGACAAAACAACGGGGCCGGAGCCCGATACGACCGCCCCCCGAGTGGTTTCGTGCGTGCCGGTGGACGGGTCCCAGGGAGTGGCGCTGGACGCTAAGATCACGGTGACGTTTTCCGAGGCGGTGGCGGCCTCGAGCGTGGATACGAGCACGTTCAAGGTGAGCGACGTCACCGGGACGGTGAGCGTGGACGGCGCCGAGGCGACTTTTACGCCTGACGCGGATTTGAGCGCCGGGACGGCGTACACGGTGACGTTGACGACCGGCATCAAAGACAAAGCGGGCAACGCGCTGGCGAGCGAGTATACATCGACGTTTACGACGGCGTTTGCGCCGCTGGCGGTGGTGGCGATTGACCCGATCAATGGCGCGACCAAGGCGCCGACGGACGTTACGGTCACGGCGACCTTTTCGGTGCCGGTGGATATCGCCACGGTGACGACCAGCACGTTTCTGGTCAGTGGCGCGACGGGGACGGTGGCGGCGGTCGGTAACGAGGCGACGTTCACGCCGGACGCTCTTTTGGAGCCGGGGACGGCGTACACGGTGACGATCACGACGGATGTGACGGATACGGCGGGTCACGCCATGGTCAGCGAGTTTACATCGACCTTCGAAACAACAGCCCTGCCGCTGGCCGACGCCGGGCCGGATCAGGACGTGACGCTGGGGGCGCAGGTGATCCTTGACGGCAGTGGCAGCAGTGATCCTCGGGGGTTGGCGTTGACCTATGATTGGCGGCAGATATACGGTCCGACGGCGGGAGATTTCACGGGTGAATCACCTGAGTTCACGGCCCCGGACACGGTGAGCACACTGCAATTCGAGCTGGTGGTGACTAACGGCACGGACGACAGCGAACCTGACACGGTAATGGTGTTTTTGCTGGAGGATATTGACCGGGCGTTGTTTGTCAATGCGCAGACGGGCCTTGACGGCAATGCGGGGACACGGGCCGAGCCGTTGGCGACGATCCAGGCGGCCATAGCGCAGGCGGCGGCGTTGACGCCGCCGGGCGACGTATACGCGACCGGGGGGATCTACTGGGGGAGTCTGACGTTAGCGACGAACGTGAGTGTGTACGGCGGGTATGATGCGAGCACGTGGCGGCGTGACGTGGGGACGATAGAGACGATAATCCGCGGTGAGCCGACGGCTGTTCGCGGCAAGGACGTGACCGGCCTGACGCTTGACGGCCTGGTGATCCAGAGCGATCACGCGGCGTCGGCCGGCGAGAGTTCGGTCGGGGTCAATTTGAATAACAGTCAGAATATTATCATTTCGCGCAACCGTATCCAGGCGGGATCCGGGGCGGCCGGTTTGACCGGTGAAGGCGGCGCGCCGGGCGTCCCGGGCAACGCCGGCGGGAACGGCAGCCAATGGGTAGGAAACGGGACAGCTCTTGGGGGTGCCAGCGGATCCTCAGATATAGCGCGTGCAGGCGGCGGCGGTGGTAATGGTACTATGAGTTCCGGCCAAGCCGGAGCCTCCGGCCAGGGACCGGATCCCGGTGCCGGCGGGTCTGCTAGCAAGTCGGGCGGCGCGGGAGGGGATGGCGCCAACGGCATTAATGGCGCCGGTGGAACTGCTTTCGGCACGCTGAGTACGGGCGAATACGTGCCTTCGGATGGCCAGCCGGGTACTGCCGGTGTTCACGGCAGTGGCGGTGGCGGGGGCGGTGGTGGTGGGGGAATAGGTTTTCCCTGTTACCGGTCCGGTGGCGGTGGTGGCGGGGGCGGCGCCGGCGGCCAGGGGGGTGGAGCAGGTCAGGGGGGCGGCGGCGGCGGCGGCTCCTTCGGGCTGCTGCTGACAAACAGTTCTTTCGCCGAGCTTGAAGGTAACAGCATAAGCACGGCCGGAGCCGGTCAGGGCGGTGCCGGCGGCAACGGTGCCCCCGGTGCAAGCGGCAGTGCGGGCGGAAAGGGTGGCGCCGGATCGACTTTATTTATTTGTAACACAGGCTCGGGCGGTACCGGTGGTCACGGAGGGGTCGGCGGCTCGGGCGCTCATGGCGGCGGCGGGGGCGGCGGCCCGTCATATGGCATCGTGCGGGATAAAGTGAGCCTGGTGGATATGTCCGGCAATTCATTCGCCATTGGCAATGCCGGTTCCGGCGGAGGCAGTTTCGGCAACCCGGGAGTGGCCGGTGAAAAGGGTGTCGAGGCAGTCGTCGACTAA
- a CDS encoding deoxyribodipyrimidine photo-lyase — translation MSGLSKKRPVVDPRRVTTIRSGGPVDGPVLYWMDRDQRARDNWALLLAQELALEVRQPLAVAICPDPQLAAAAPRQYGFMLEGLRQLQGELARLNIPLLFFSGQPEEQLARFTGRHGVAALVTDFCPLRRHRAAVAGLEKRAGIPVYEVDAHNIVPCRVASPKLEYAAYTLRPKITRLLPQFLTEFPRVRKHPWSWDEAEPGARLPSSAKYPVPPSLRPGAVEARKGLRAFLSKRLATYYDTRNDPTAQSQSQLSPYLHFGQISAQRVALEVQREDRNIKSQEAFLEELIVRRELADNFCLYNPHYDSFEGFPDWAGKTLHEHRSDARPHLYGLEEFERGRTHDDLWNAAQMQMVLTGKMHGYMRMYWAKKILEWTASPEEALGIAIHLNDRYELDGHDPSGYAGIGWSIGGIHDRPWFERDIFGKIRYMSYGGCKRKFDVRGYIAEIAKLAGR, via the coding sequence ATGAGCGGACTTTCAAAAAAGCGACCTGTCGTCGACCCTCGGCGCGTGACAACGATTCGCTCCGGCGGGCCGGTCGACGGGCCGGTGCTCTACTGGATGGATCGCGATCAGCGCGCTCGCGACAACTGGGCGCTGCTGTTGGCGCAGGAACTGGCGCTCGAGGTTCGTCAGCCCCTGGCCGTAGCCATCTGCCCGGACCCGCAACTGGCCGCCGCCGCACCGCGTCAGTACGGTTTCATGCTGGAGGGGCTGCGGCAGTTGCAGGGAGAGCTGGCCCGGCTGAACATACCGCTTCTGTTTTTCTCCGGGCAGCCGGAGGAGCAACTCGCGCGGTTCACGGGCCGTCACGGCGTCGCGGCACTGGTCACCGACTTTTGCCCCCTTCGCCGCCACCGGGCGGCCGTCGCAGGGTTGGAGAAGCGGGCTGGCATACCGGTTTACGAAGTCGATGCACATAATATCGTCCCCTGCCGGGTGGCCTCGCCGAAGCTGGAATACGCCGCCTATACGCTGCGTCCCAAGATCACGAGGCTGTTGCCGCAGTTCCTGACGGAATTCCCGCGTGTCCGGAAACATCCATGGTCGTGGGATGAAGCTGAACCGGGCGCAAGGTTGCCTTCATCGGCGAAATACCCCGTCCCGCCCTCGCTCAGGCCCGGGGCCGTCGAGGCGCGCAAAGGGCTGAGAGCGTTTCTGTCGAAGCGGCTGGCGACTTATTACGATACCCGTAATGATCCGACTGCGCAGTCGCAATCGCAGCTTTCGCCGTACCTTCATTTCGGTCAGATTTCGGCCCAGCGGGTGGCGCTGGAAGTCCAGCGCGAGGACCGTAACATCAAGTCGCAGGAGGCGTTTCTCGAGGAGCTTATCGTGCGGCGGGAGCTTGCGGACAACTTCTGCCTGTACAATCCACACTACGATTCCTTCGAAGGCTTTCCCGACTGGGCGGGAAAAACGCTGCATGAGCACCGTTCCGATGCCCGGCCGCACCTGTACGGGCTGGAGGAGTTCGAGCGGGGACGGACGCACGACGACCTGTGGAACGCGGCGCAGATGCAAATGGTGCTGACCGGCAAGATGCACGGCTATATGCGCATGTACTGGGCCAAGAAGATACTCGAGTGGACAGCCTCGCCCGAGGAGGCTCTCGGTATCGCTATTCACCTGAACGACAGGTACGAGCTTGACGGCCATGACCCCAGCGGGTACGCCGGTATCGGCTGGAGCATCGGGGGAATTCATGACCGGCCGTGGTTTGAGCGTGATATTTTCGGCAAAATTCGTTATATGAGTTATGGCGGCTGCAAGCGTAAATTCGACGTGCGCGGCTACATCGCCGAGATCGCTAAACTCGCTGGGAGGTAG
- a CDS encoding SRPBCC family protein, with product MKIYSIRREQFVQRSLDDVFRMFERPEDLSLITPPSMDFILLSPRPIEKKAGTLMDFAVRVFGVRFHWMAMITDYQRPYRFVDVQIKGPYTFWHHTHLFDESEKGTNIVDEVRYVLPFGILGRLLHALLVRRRIERIFDYRAKVIARNFALQSDQAAAPDCAAVGGISR from the coding sequence ATGAAGATTTATAGCATCAGACGGGAACAGTTTGTGCAACGGTCGCTTGACGACGTTTTCAGGATGTTCGAACGGCCGGAAGACCTGTCGCTTATCACACCCCCGTCAATGGACTTCATCCTCCTGTCGCCGCGTCCGATCGAGAAGAAGGCCGGGACACTGATGGATTTTGCCGTGCGCGTTTTCGGGGTACGGTTTCACTGGATGGCCATGATAACGGACTACCAGCGGCCGTACCGGTTCGTGGACGTTCAGATCAAGGGCCCGTATACGTTCTGGCATCACACCCACCTGTTCGATGAATCGGAGAAGGGCACCAACATCGTCGACGAGGTTCGGTACGTTCTTCCTTTCGGCATCCTCGGGCGACTGCTGCATGCCCTCCTGGTGAGGCGGCGGATTGAGAGGATTTTCGACTACCGGGCCAAGGTGATTGCTCGCAATTTTGCGCTGCAGAGCGATCAGGCCGCCGCACCCGACTGTGCGGCCGTCGGCGGCATTAGCCGGTGA
- a CDS encoding DUF523 and DUF1722 domain-containing protein — protein MKAGVKKSLDAPIRVGISTCLLGQKVRFDAGHKRDRYITDILGEYFQFVPVCPELEIGMGVPREAVRLVGDVGAPRMVGGKSGTDWTSKMVQYSRTRVGRPDMFGISGYILKKDSPTCGMARVKVYRESGMPEKKGKGLYAGILMEHHPLLPVEEEGRLNDGRIRENFIERVFTYHRWQTLVRGGLTRGKLVQFHTVHKYLVLAHSASHYKLMGQLVAQVKQLGLPKARDGYAALLMEALSVKTTARKNVNVLLHILGFLKGLIGAPEKKDILLVIEDYRNELVPLVVPVTLIRHYVIKHGVEYIRDQVYLNPHPKELMLRNHA, from the coding sequence ATGAAAGCAGGGGTCAAAAAGTCGCTCGATGCACCCATCAGGGTCGGTATCAGCACCTGTTTGCTTGGCCAGAAGGTGCGGTTCGATGCCGGTCACAAACGGGACCGCTATATCACCGATATCCTGGGTGAGTATTTTCAGTTTGTGCCGGTCTGCCCGGAACTCGAAATCGGCATGGGTGTGCCGCGAGAGGCGGTCAGGCTGGTGGGAGATGTCGGGGCGCCACGGATGGTCGGCGGCAAGTCCGGGACCGACTGGACCTCGAAGATGGTGCAGTATTCCAGGACGCGCGTCGGCAGACCGGATATGTTCGGGATCAGCGGCTACATCCTGAAGAAGGACTCGCCGACGTGCGGAATGGCCCGGGTCAAAGTCTATCGTGAGTCCGGGATGCCCGAGAAAAAAGGCAAGGGTCTGTACGCTGGAATTCTCATGGAGCATCACCCCCTGCTGCCGGTCGAAGAGGAGGGACGGCTCAATGACGGCCGTATCCGGGAGAACTTCATCGAACGGGTTTTCACTTACCACCGCTGGCAGACGCTGGTCCGGGGCGGCCTGACCCGCGGCAAGCTGGTTCAGTTCCACACCGTGCACAAGTATCTGGTGCTGGCTCACAGCGCCAGCCATTACAAGCTGATGGGTCAACTGGTGGCACAGGTCAAGCAGTTGGGGCTGCCGAAGGCAAGGGACGGCTACGCGGCCCTCCTGATGGAGGCGCTGAGCGTTAAGACGACGGCCCGGAAAAACGTAAACGTCCTGCTGCACATACTGGGATTCCTCAAAGGCCTCATCGGCGCGCCGGAGAAGAAGGACATTCTGCTGGTCATCGAAGACTACCGGAACGAGCTTGTGCCCCTTGTAGTCCCGGTGACGCTGATCAGGCACTACGTGATCAAACACGGTGTAGAATACATCCGTGACCAGGTCTATCTCAATCCGCATCCTAAAGAGCTGATGCTGCGCAATCACGCCTGA
- a CDS encoding DUF378 domain-containing protein has translation MKTLDIIAEVLLVIGGLNWLLVGVFNFDVVAAIFGQMSIISRIIYILVGVSALYQLLLWKAIQARWTKAPAAA, from the coding sequence ATGAAGACACTGGACATCATTGCCGAGGTTCTCCTGGTCATCGGGGGACTAAACTGGCTCCTGGTCGGGGTGTTCAATTTCGACGTGGTCGCCGCCATCTTCGGCCAGATGAGCATTATCAGTCGCATAATCTACATTCTGGTGGGGGTCAGCGCTCTGTATCAGCTGCTGCTCTGGAAAGCGATTCAGGCGCGCTGGACAAAGGCACCGGCCGCGGCCTGA
- a CDS encoding SCO family protein, translated as MLQRRTYPKMLILVVVATILLAALAALVVDGANRSRSRIPVLGRVPQFEFTAHDGLPFGREQMMGRLSVVDFIFTSCPGVCPIMASKMSGLYRLYAGSNKVQFVSISVDPERDSIAALQAYAHNQGVTDCRWLFLRAPLEQVVSLSENGFMLAADDLPGGHATAFVLVDHLARIRSYHDGLNDADSTALKGHIRQLARELP; from the coding sequence ATGCTACAACGCAGGACTTACCCAAAGATGCTCATCCTGGTCGTGGTGGCGACGATCCTCCTGGCCGCACTGGCCGCCCTTGTTGTGGATGGGGCCAACAGGTCACGCTCCCGGATCCCCGTGTTGGGCCGGGTGCCGCAGTTCGAGTTTACGGCCCACGACGGGCTGCCGTTCGGCCGCGAGCAGATGATGGGCAGACTGAGCGTCGTCGATTTCATCTTCACCAGCTGCCCGGGGGTCTGCCCGATCATGGCCTCGAAAATGTCCGGACTTTACAGGCTGTATGCAGGCTCAAACAAGGTTCAGTTCGTGTCCATCTCCGTCGATCCCGAGCGTGACAGTATCGCGGCGCTCCAGGCCTACGCGCACAACCAGGGAGTGACCGACTGCCGCTGGCTTTTTCTGCGAGCACCTCTGGAGCAGGTCGTGAGCCTCTCCGAGAACGGTTTCATGCTGGCCGCCGATGACCTCCCGGGCGGCCATGCTACCGCCTTTGTCCTGGTAGATCACCTGGCCAGAATCCGAAGCTACCACGACGGCCTGAACGATGCCGATAGCACGGCGCTGAAGGGACACATCCGGCAGCTGGCGCGAGAGCTTCCGTAG